The nucleotide window GTGCGTCCGCCTTCCCACTCACACCAATGCTGGAAGCGTCCCCTCGCTTAAGGCGGTGAAACGGGGCGGAAGGGTTAACATTCCAGTCGAACGATCTGGACGCGGCGCGGGGCGACGGCCGCGACGGCGGCCTCCCCACATGATCCCCCGTCAGAGCCGGGGCGTGGCTCCTGCGGAAGCGCTCGCGGCGACGTCGTCCTTGCCCTGTCACTATTTAGGTATATATTCTTATATTGGATTGATGCCCTGCTTTGACCGGAGCCCAACATGCCCTTCCCGGTTTTTCGCTCCCCCATTCGTGTGCTCGACTCCTCCCTCGACCGGCTGGTGCTAGCCACGCTCGACGACGGACCGCCGCCGGTCCCTGGCGGCCGTCCGAAGGGCTGCAAGCGGCTGCACACCAATGCCAAGGTCGCCCATGTGCGCCGGCTGATCGAACAGACCTCGCTGACCTACAAGGAGATCGAAGCGAAGACGAGCGTCAGCGCCGGCACCGTCGGGCGCTGGAAGCGTGAGTTCAATTGGACGCGTCACCCATTGGCGCCGCGCGCCAGCGACACCGTGCCGACCGAGCGCGCCGGCCGCCGGCTGAAGCTGCGGATGCTCAGCAGCAAACTGCAGCAGCTCGCTGAACGCTATGTCGACGAGCTGTGGCAGGCGCCGTCGGTCGACCTCAACCGGCTGATCGAGGCGATGGAGGTGCTGAAAATGGCGCGGCTCACCCAGAAAGGTCGCGGCCGCCCCGGCAAACCCGGCCCGGCGCCCCGCACCGAAGAGGACTGGCTCGACCGCGAAAGCGCGATCCGCAAGGCCCTGACCGACATGCGTCACAACGGCGTCTTCACCACCTGCATCCCCGCCGAAGCCATGGCACTGCTGGACGACGCCTACACCCCGCCGGAGCGGGAGGTGGTGCGGCGGGGACCGAGGAGGAGGAAGTAGTCGGTCAAGTACATTTGCCCGCGACAGCGAGTAGCCCGTATGAGCGCAGCGAAATGCGGGAGCACATCGACACGCCCCCGCTTCGCTCATGCGGGCTACGCTTGCTGACCGGGTGGAGGTGCAATAGGCGCCGCGACTGCACCCTACGCGTTCACGCCGCCACTACGCTGATCCGCGCCGCCGCGCGCGAGCGTGGCTTTTTGCGGATGACAATTTCGATGTCCTGATCGAGCGCGTTGAGCAACGTCATCAGCCGCTCGACCGAAAAGCCTTCCAGTTTGTAATTGCGCAGGGCCGAGACCTTGGGCTGATTGATCCCGAGCCGCTCGGCGGCAGCGGCTTGGCTCAGGCGAGCCCGGTCGATTACCGCGTTCAGAGCGTAGGCAAGCCTGAGCTTGGTCTGCCTCTCCTCCGCGTCGGCCATGCCCAGGTCCACAAACACATTGCCGCTGCCGCGGGTGATCTCGGCTGCCGCGCCTCTGCTTATGCTCAACGTAGCCATGGTCAACCTCATCGTCAGGTCACACAATCCTGGACCTTAAGAACCATGGTCCGACCTTCAACGCGCACGTAGTCAGGGCCGGCCCTCATAATACATGAATCGTGCGCTGATCGCAGCTACTACTTCCCCGCAAACAGCCCGTTCAGCTCCGCGCCCTTGGTCGCCCCGGCGAATGCCGTGAAGGTGCCCTGCTCGGCGATCTCGCGTGCGGCGCCGAGGAAGCCGGCCCAGGCGCAGCGCGCCAGCGAGCCGCCGACGCTGATGCGGCGGACGCCGAGGTCGGCGAGCATCGGCACCGTCATGCTCGGCTGCGCGATCAGCACGTTGAGCGGCTTCGGCGCCACCGCCTTCACCAGCGTGGTGATCTCGGCCTCGGTGGTGACGCCCGGCGCGTACAGGCAATCGGCACCGGCCTCGGCGAACGCCACCAGCCGCGCGGTGGTCTTGGCGAGATCGCGCTCGCCCTTGAAGAAACCCTCGCAGCGCGCCACCAGCACGACGTCCTCACCCGACGCATCGATCGCCGCCCGCGCCGCCTTGATGCGCTCGGCGGCGAGCGCGTCGTCGTAAAACGGCCGCGCCGGATCGGTGGTCGTATTCTCGATCGACAGCCCGGCAATGCCGGTGGCGATCGCGCGCGTGACATTGGTGGCGACGCCGTCGGGACTGTCGGCAAAGCCGTTCTCGAAATCGGCATTGATCGGCAGATCCACCGCCGCGCACAGCGTGGTCAGATGCGCCAGCACGTCGTCGCAGCTGACCTGATTGTCCGCCCGCCCCGCCGACCACGCAAAGCCGGCACTGGTCGAGGCCAGCGCCTGAAATCCAAACGACGCCAGCGCCCGCGCCGAGCCGACATCCCACGGATTCGGCAGCACGAAGCAGCCGGCCTCGTGCAGCTTGCGAAACGTGGCCCGCTTGGCGGCGGTGCTGATCATCGGCGATCTCCCTGGGGTGTCTGCTGTTGTTGTTGGCCGGACGCTAGCACGGCGCCAGTCGCGGCGTCGAAGCTGCCGATGACAGCCGAAGTGTCCCACCCTGCGACAGCCGCCACCGCGCGTCTTAACGTTCCGAACGCAGCCGGAACAAAGCGGTGACGAATCACAGCGAATCAGGTCGCGCGAGAAGCCGCGAGC belongs to Rhodopseudomonas palustris and includes:
- a CDS encoding helix-turn-helix domain-containing protein, with the protein product MATLSISRGAAAEITRGSGNVFVDLGMADAEERQTKLRLAYALNAVIDRARLSQAAAAERLGINQPKVSALRNYKLEGFSVERLMTLLNALDQDIEIVIRKKPRSRAAARISVVAA
- a CDS encoding isocitrate lyase/PEP mutase family protein → MISTAAKRATFRKLHEAGCFVLPNPWDVGSARALASFGFQALASTSAGFAWSAGRADNQVSCDDVLAHLTTLCAAVDLPINADFENGFADSPDGVATNVTRAIATGIAGLSIENTTTDPARPFYDDALAAERIKAARAAIDASGEDVVLVARCEGFFKGERDLAKTTARLVAFAEAGADCLYAPGVTTEAEITTLVKAVAPKPLNVLIAQPSMTVPMLADLGVRRISVGGSLARCAWAGFLGAAREIAEQGTFTAFAGATKGAELNGLFAGK